Proteins found in one Dermacentor silvarum isolate Dsil-2018 chromosome 8, BIME_Dsil_1.4, whole genome shotgun sequence genomic segment:
- the LOC119461854 gene encoding coiled-coil domain-containing protein 28B-like: protein MLRLKESTSKAGYLRLAMDGNAAAESAAGGDEAAGAESDAALEVVVAPTTAAAPAPAAASSVLLAPPSSGGDPFPRGESAFELSRHLSKSPLARVISETEEAKSPRPKMEFKPTPRRAPRNGKVGGGGPAESDGGRAGNAACEQHSFLTDVTDVRQMEQGLLQLLHDFHSGKLQAFGKDCTFEKMEHVREQQERLARLHFELNAQQEHCGPESEEGRQLAKDNLTKLIENLQHLSQSIEQLQSHTQGVQTDV from the exons ATGTTGCGCCTGAAAGAAAGCACCAGTAAGGCCGGCTACCTCCGACTGGCGATGGACGGCAACGCAGCAGCCGAGAGCGCGGCGGGCGGCGACGAAGCCGCTGGTGCAGAGTCGGACGCCGCCCTCGAGGTGGTGGTGGCGCCCACCACCGCGGCTGCACCAGCACCAGCCGCTGCGAGTAGCGTCCTGCTGGCGCCTCCGAGCAGCGGCGGCGACCCTTTTCCCCGGGGCGAGAGTGCGTTCGAGCTGTCGCGGCATCTCTCCAAGTCGCCGCTTGCTCGGGTCATCTCCGAGACGGAGGAGGCCAAGTCCCCGAGGCCCAAGATGGAGTTCAAGCCAACGCCACGACGCGCGCCCAGGAACGGCAAAG TGGGGGGTGGCGGCCCAGCCGAAAGCGATGGTGGCCGTGCAGGCAATGCAGCCTGCGAGCAGCACTCATTTCTCACAGACGTCACGGACGTGCGACAGATGGAGCAGggcctgctgcagctgctgcacgACTTCCACTCGGGAAAGCTGCAGGCCTTTG GTAAGGACTGCACTTTTGAGAAAATGGAGCATGTGCGAGAGCAGCAAGAACGACTGGCCCGTCTTCACTTTGAGCTCAACGCTCAGCAAGAACACTGTGG TCCAGAATCCGAGGAGGGACGGCAGCTGGCAAAGGACAACCTGACAAAGCTCATTGAGAAT ctacaGCACCTCAGCCAGTCCAT AGAGCAGCTGCAATCGCACACCCAGGGAGTGCAGACTGATGTCTGA